A stretch of the uncultured Trichococcus sp. genome encodes the following:
- a CDS encoding AbgT family transporter has translation MSEEKKVGWVSRFLSWIERSGNKMPDPVIIFVILSGVILAASWIFSAMGVEVLSPATQELIRVENLLNKESLVRILVEAVNNFKSFPALGLVLVVMLGIGLAEQSGYFEVLLTSLVEKAPKQTVIWMIIFVGILGNVAGDAAPIVMPPLAAMIFLKMGLHPVAGAIVGYVAPLAAFAANLIPGMSDALVFAFTEPAAALIDPNLQLNVLMNYYFIAFSTPVLLVVIYWILKKFTFPQLGEYVPEEGTLEVTKKEISAVEKTALKWANGSFFAFLALLLLGSVPANGLLRNAETGSLVNASPLMSGVGIIITLVFFVPGLVYGWKAGSIKNSHDFSKMLTKSMSSMGNFIVIVFFAAQMMAFFAWSNLGTVIAVKGAELLQNANGIVLIVGFILLTSFINLFIGSASSKWALLAPIFVPMFMLLDFHPAFTQMAYRIGDSITNSLTPMIAYMPILLATIQRYDKKAGIGTLMANTLPYSVGIGIVWTLILIGWYLLGLPLGPDSPVFLQG, from the coding sequence TTGAGTGAGGAAAAGAAGGTTGGTTGGGTGAGCAGGTTTTTGAGTTGGATCGAGCGGAGCGGGAATAAGATGCCTGATCCGGTCATCATTTTTGTGATTCTGAGTGGTGTGATTTTGGCGGCTTCGTGGATTTTTTCGGCGATGGGCGTGGAAGTGCTCAGCCCGGCGACGCAGGAGCTGATCCGGGTGGAAAATCTCTTGAACAAGGAAAGCCTGGTGCGGATCCTTGTCGAAGCCGTCAATAATTTCAAATCTTTCCCTGCTTTGGGACTGGTTTTGGTGGTTATGCTGGGGATCGGCTTGGCCGAACAGTCGGGCTATTTTGAAGTGTTGCTGACGTCGTTGGTGGAAAAAGCGCCGAAACAGACGGTCATCTGGATGATCATCTTTGTGGGGATCCTGGGCAATGTTGCCGGGGACGCGGCGCCGATTGTGATGCCGCCGCTAGCCGCCATGATCTTCCTGAAGATGGGGCTGCATCCGGTTGCCGGTGCGATTGTGGGTTACGTTGCCCCGCTTGCGGCGTTTGCGGCGAACCTGATTCCGGGGATGTCGGACGCTTTGGTGTTCGCTTTCACCGAACCGGCTGCCGCGCTGATCGATCCGAATCTGCAGCTGAACGTCTTGATGAACTATTACTTCATCGCTTTTTCGACGCCGGTGCTGCTGGTGGTCATCTATTGGATCCTGAAGAAATTCACCTTCCCTCAGTTGGGTGAATATGTGCCGGAAGAGGGTACGCTTGAGGTTACGAAAAAAGAGATTTCCGCTGTCGAGAAGACGGCGCTGAAATGGGCGAACGGGAGCTTTTTCGCTTTCCTTGCGCTGTTGCTGCTGGGGAGTGTTCCGGCAAATGGGCTTTTGCGCAATGCCGAAACGGGCAGCCTGGTGAACGCTTCGCCGCTGATGAGTGGCGTCGGGATCATCATTACGCTCGTGTTCTTCGTGCCGGGCTTGGTCTACGGTTGGAAAGCCGGCTCGATCAAAAATTCCCATGATTTTTCGAAAATGCTGACGAAGTCGATGTCATCGATGGGCAATTTCATCGTCATCGTCTTTTTCGCCGCTCAGATGATGGCCTTCTTCGCCTGGAGCAACCTCGGTACCGTCATCGCCGTCAAAGGCGCGGAACTGCTGCAGAACGCGAACGGCATTGTGCTGATCGTCGGCTTCATCCTGTTGACGTCGTTCATCAACCTGTTCATCGGCAGCGCCAGTTCCAAATGGGCGTTGTTGGCGCCGATTTTTGTGCCGATGTTCATGCTGTTGGATTTCCATCCGGCTTTCACGCAGATGGCTTACCGGATCGGCGATTCGATCACCAATTCCTTGACGCCGATGATCGCCTATATGCCGATCCTGTTGGCGACGATCCAGCGCTACGACAAAAAAGCCGGCATCGGGACCTTGATGGCCAACACGCTTCCGTACTCGGTCGGCATCGGCATCGTCTGGACGCTGATCCTGATCGGCTGGTACTTGTTGGGCTTGCCGCTGGGACCGGACAGCCCGGTATTTCTGCAAGGCTAG
- a CDS encoding carbohydrate kinase — MPGHIYCIGEALIDFVCTDSLGLRHGKQFEKNAGGAPANVAVAVAKLGGEISFLGQVGKDDFGDHLKDTLVEHGVQTQGMIQKGTTTLAFVGIDQAGERSFSFVQGAAGNYEAANLPLSDIHATDIVHFGAALGFSGGALEESYFRLRDAAVAKGAFISFDPNYRDTLIAPEELADYLEKVRTFIAVSDFVKLSDEELTLITGETDVSKGAQMICASGAKYLAVTLGKSGTHLQSVEAQQVVGSIAIKQVDSTGAGDAFTGGLLYQIQKAGTAALSFTKLVDFLEVANVVGALTCTKYGAIPALPSLQEVESALGN; from the coding sequence ATGCCGGGACACATATACTGTATTGGCGAGGCTTTGATAGACTTTGTTTGTACGGATTCTTTGGGGCTGCGCCACGGAAAACAGTTTGAAAAAAATGCTGGAGGAGCACCAGCCAACGTTGCGGTAGCTGTCGCAAAATTAGGGGGAGAAATCAGTTTCCTAGGCCAAGTAGGGAAAGATGATTTTGGTGATCACCTAAAAGATACGTTGGTGGAACACGGTGTCCAGACGCAGGGCATGATTCAGAAAGGAACAACCACTTTAGCTTTTGTAGGAATCGATCAGGCCGGCGAAAGAAGTTTTTCTTTTGTTCAAGGTGCAGCTGGTAACTATGAAGCAGCTAATTTACCCTTGTCTGATATACATGCGACAGATATTGTTCACTTCGGAGCGGCGTTAGGTTTTTCCGGCGGGGCATTAGAAGAGAGCTATTTTCGCTTAAGGGATGCGGCCGTAGCCAAAGGTGCATTCATTAGTTTTGATCCGAACTATCGGGATACTTTGATCGCACCAGAGGAACTGGCTGATTATTTGGAAAAAGTCAGGACCTTCATTGCTGTATCCGATTTTGTGAAGCTGAGTGATGAAGAATTAACGTTGATCACTGGTGAAACAGATGTCAGTAAGGGCGCTCAAATGATTTGTGCATCAGGCGCCAAATACCTGGCTGTCACTTTAGGGAAATCCGGCACGCACTTACAGAGTGTAGAGGCTCAGCAAGTAGTCGGTTCGATCGCGATCAAACAAGTGGATTCAACTGGAGCAGGCGATGCCTTTACAGGAGGTCTACTGTATCAAATTCAAAAAGCAGGAACAGCAGCATTAAGCTTTACTAAACTAGTGGACTTTTTGGAAGTGGCCAATGTGGTAGGCGCATTAACCTGTACAAAATACGGTGCAATCCCCGCCTTGCCGAGTTTACAAGAAGTAGAGTCGGCTTTGGGGAATTGA
- a CDS encoding sucrose-6-phosphate hydrolase, which translates to MEWSREERYTRLEDVSEAYISELTKKVSAGPYRQKFHIQPKTGLLNDPNGFSYYNGQYHLFYQWFPLGPVHGVKYWYHVASDNLVDWQDLGVAMAPDTEYDSHGVFSGTGFVENDQLHLFYTGNTRTDDWTRIPYQCQAVMGSDNQIKKDAEPSISDSPIGYTDNFRDPKVIEQAGRYYCIIGAETSDHQGAIAYYVSEDLKDWTYQQAIALKGNIASENQGFMWECPDYFELADQGVLLFSPQGMEPEGDAYHNIYQSGYLVGEPLDFTTGEFQVTEAFNELDRGFDFYAPQTMTDPQGRQLLVGWLGLPGVDCVTDAFGWAHCLTIPRELSLQNGQLYQRPVPELAALRGQAVVKEMKLENEALLVKEFSARTYELKATFKDIKGTRVGFAFRKGAEEAIYFYYDLTAKKLVFDRSQSGKSVTDEYGTVRRCAFSEEELEIRLFMDESSVEIFVNDGLEVFTARIYSQSDHNHVQFFADGQASVSATQWEI; encoded by the coding sequence ATGGAATGGTCAAGAGAAGAGCGGTATACAAGGCTGGAAGATGTTTCCGAAGCCTATATTTCAGAGCTGACAAAAAAGGTCAGTGCGGGTCCTTATCGTCAGAAATTTCATATTCAACCGAAAACGGGATTATTGAATGATCCGAATGGCTTTAGCTATTATAACGGGCAATATCACTTGTTTTACCAATGGTTTCCGTTGGGCCCGGTTCATGGTGTGAAATACTGGTATCATGTGGCTTCAGACAATTTGGTTGACTGGCAAGATTTAGGCGTTGCCATGGCACCGGATACGGAATACGACAGTCATGGCGTTTTCTCAGGGACTGGCTTTGTGGAAAACGATCAGCTGCATCTGTTCTATACAGGCAATACGCGAACGGACGATTGGACGCGGATTCCTTACCAGTGTCAAGCAGTAATGGGGAGCGACAACCAAATCAAGAAAGACGCAGAACCGTCGATCAGCGATTCGCCGATAGGATATACAGATAATTTTCGAGACCCTAAAGTAATTGAACAAGCGGGGCGCTACTATTGCATTATCGGCGCTGAAACAAGTGATCATCAAGGCGCAATCGCGTACTACGTTTCCGAGGATTTAAAAGACTGGACGTACCAACAAGCAATAGCGCTGAAAGGGAATATAGCCTCAGAGAACCAAGGCTTTATGTGGGAATGTCCGGACTATTTTGAATTAGCTGATCAAGGCGTTTTGCTGTTCTCGCCTCAAGGCATGGAGCCCGAGGGAGATGCCTACCATAATATTTATCAGTCTGGTTACTTAGTTGGAGAACCGCTTGATTTTACTACAGGTGAATTCCAAGTGACAGAGGCATTCAACGAATTGGATCGCGGCTTTGATTTCTATGCGCCGCAAACGATGACGGATCCTCAAGGACGTCAATTGTTGGTTGGTTGGCTAGGCCTTCCGGGTGTAGATTGTGTCACGGATGCGTTTGGGTGGGCGCACTGTTTAACGATTCCTCGTGAACTCAGCTTACAAAACGGACAACTTTATCAGCGTCCAGTCCCAGAGCTGGCAGCTTTACGCGGGCAAGCGGTCGTTAAAGAAATGAAGTTGGAAAACGAAGCGTTGTTGGTAAAAGAGTTTTCAGCTCGAACCTATGAACTTAAAGCAACGTTTAAAGATATAAAAGGGACACGTGTCGGTTTCGCTTTCCGCAAGGGAGCCGAGGAAGCAATTTACTTCTATTATGACCTTACAGCCAAAAAACTGGTGTTTGATCGGAGCCAATCGGGAAAATCAGTGACGGATGAATACGGCACAGTCCGTCGATGTGCTTTTTCTGAAGAAGAATTAGAGATTCGCTTGTTTATGGATGAATCTTCAGTGGAAATTTTTGTGAATGATGGGTTAGAGGTCTTTACAGCGCGCATTTATTCACAATCAGACCATAATCACGTACAATTTTTCGCAGACGGACAGGCGTCTGTATCAGCAACACAATGGGAAATTTAG
- a CDS encoding PTS transporter subunit EIIC — protein MIFFDDFLRQSNPLQEEILTGEGGCVSYLSSGERLFAGGHLFEVGKEELKEIASSKLNIAQRVLKALADVFVPILPALVASGLLMGLNNLLTAEGLFISGETVIGAYPQFADLAEMINIFANTAFVFLPVLIGFYAAKIFGGTPVLGAVIGAIMIHPDLLNGYSYGQAVLDNTVPVWNVFGFEIAKVGYQGTVLPVIGAAFVLAKTEKVLRKFIPMMLDNIVTPLLAVLFTASFTFIAIGPVMRVVGDWMTNGVMWLFFELGPIGGAIYGVVYPLLVITGMHHSLVTSEMQILANIETLGGSPTFAVVAASNVAQGAAALAVFYLFKKDVKMKAIASAAGISALLGITEPAVFGVNLKLKYPFVAALIGSATGAAYATWREVLSVSQGPAGLPGVIVIRPQSMVQYMVALGIAFVVTFVVTILFAKMSQAKSKLH, from the coding sequence ATGATCTTTTTTGATGATTTCCTCCGGCAGAGCAATCCCTTACAGGAGGAAATCCTTACCGGAGAAGGGGGTTGTGTCAGCTACCTCAGTTCCGGCGAGCGACTATTCGCCGGAGGACATCTATTTGAAGTAGGCAAGGAAGAATTGAAAGAGATTGCATCATCCAAGTTAAATATTGCGCAACGTGTATTGAAGGCGTTGGCAGATGTGTTTGTGCCGATTTTGCCGGCCTTGGTAGCTTCAGGTTTATTGATGGGTTTGAACAACTTATTAACAGCTGAAGGCTTGTTTATTTCTGGTGAAACGGTGATCGGAGCGTATCCACAGTTTGCGGATTTAGCGGAAATGATCAATATTTTTGCGAATACTGCATTTGTATTTTTACCGGTTTTGATTGGTTTTTATGCAGCCAAGATTTTTGGCGGGACACCCGTTTTAGGTGCCGTCATCGGAGCGATCATGATTCACCCGGACTTATTGAATGGCTACAGTTACGGACAAGCAGTGTTGGATAATACGGTGCCGGTTTGGAATGTTTTTGGTTTTGAAATCGCGAAAGTCGGCTATCAAGGTACGGTTTTACCGGTTATCGGTGCTGCCTTTGTGTTGGCCAAAACGGAAAAAGTATTGCGCAAATTTATCCCAATGATGTTGGATAACATCGTTACACCGTTATTGGCTGTTTTGTTTACAGCCAGCTTCACATTTATCGCGATCGGACCGGTTATGCGAGTGGTCGGCGATTGGATGACGAACGGCGTGATGTGGTTATTCTTTGAATTAGGACCTATAGGTGGCGCCATCTATGGTGTTGTTTATCCATTACTCGTCATTACGGGCATGCACCATAGTTTGGTTACCTCTGAAATGCAAATCTTAGCTAATATCGAAACACTTGGAGGCTCGCCTACTTTTGCAGTAGTCGCTGCTTCAAACGTAGCGCAAGGTGCCGCGGCATTGGCCGTTTTTTACCTGTTCAAAAAAGATGTGAAAATGAAAGCTATTGCTTCAGCAGCCGGCATATCCGCTTTATTGGGGATTACGGAACCTGCTGTCTTTGGGGTTAATTTAAAACTGAAATACCCGTTTGTTGCAGCGTTGATAGGGTCCGCAACTGGGGCAGCTTATGCTACTTGGAGGGAAGTTCTTTCTGTATCTCAAGGGCCTGCGGGGTTACCGGGAGTGATCGTCATTCGGCCGCAATCAATGGTTCAATACATGGTTGCGTTGGGAATTGCCTTCGTCGTAACTTTTGTTGTTACCATCCTGTTCGCTAAGATGAGTCAAGCAAAAAGCAAGTTACATTAA
- a CDS encoding nucleoside-diphosphate sugar epimerase/dehydratase, with protein sequence MSLNLSRKQKAMVLILLDSFFIFVSALLAYWLIQTYIAPPNTFFYVMVSICIGSYILLGLRSHLFARIVRYTSIYEVGKSTILMTVSYAISALITLFFIKGVSFRYIFLMYMFSLVFLPGSRVFWRFYHEWNDGKLKKNNVPIDKKVRTLVVGAGAGGSIFVDSILRQPSEIEIVGIVDGDRNKANSRLFDIPVVGTKEDIPALVKEFAVDQVTIAIPSLKPQELESILEYCNRANVKVNQMPRIEDVLKGKLTVSRLRNIDVVDLLGREEVQLDRTKIAEQLENEVVLVSGAGGSIGSEICRQIAKFGPKKLILLGHGENSIYLIDKELRNLHGRTIEIIPVIADIQDRERIFQVMETYKPDHVFHAAAHKHVPLMEYNPMEAIKNNVYGSKNMAEAAKAAGVKSFVMISTDKAVRPTNVMGSTKRIAEILVTSLNEPGKTKFAAVRFGNVLGSRGSVIPVFKEQIEKGGPVTVTDMRMIRYFMTIPEASRLVLQAGVLAKGGEIFILDMGEPVKISDLARKMIKLSGYTEAEIPIVESGIRPGEKLYEELLVDGQLSDNQVFEKIFVGKATTYDRQEVVKFVESLDGLSHNDLRDEVIAFANENV encoded by the coding sequence ATGTCGCTTAATTTATCACGCAAACAAAAGGCAATGGTTTTAATTTTACTGGATTCATTTTTTATTTTCGTATCTGCTCTATTGGCTTACTGGTTGATCCAGACTTATATTGCACCGCCGAATACGTTCTTTTACGTCATGGTGAGCATCTGCATCGGCAGTTACATTCTGCTTGGGCTGCGCAGTCACTTATTTGCGAGGATCGTCCGCTACACGAGCATCTATGAAGTCGGGAAGTCGACGATTTTGATGACGGTATCCTATGCGATTTCGGCACTCATTACGTTATTTTTCATCAAAGGTGTCAGCTTCCGCTACATTTTCCTGATGTACATGTTCAGTTTGGTGTTCCTGCCCGGATCGCGTGTGTTTTGGCGGTTCTATCATGAATGGAATGATGGCAAGCTTAAAAAGAACAATGTGCCGATCGACAAGAAGGTCCGCACGTTGGTTGTCGGGGCCGGTGCTGGCGGCAGTATCTTCGTCGACAGCATCCTGCGCCAGCCGAGTGAAATCGAAATCGTCGGCATTGTCGACGGTGACAGGAACAAGGCGAATTCGCGCCTGTTCGACATCCCGGTAGTCGGTACGAAAGAAGACATTCCCGCATTGGTGAAGGAGTTTGCCGTCGACCAGGTGACGATCGCCATCCCATCCCTGAAGCCGCAAGAGTTGGAAAGCATCTTGGAGTATTGTAACCGGGCAAATGTGAAAGTGAATCAGATGCCGCGGATCGAGGATGTCCTGAAGGGCAAACTGACCGTCAGCCGCCTCCGCAACATCGATGTGGTCGATTTGCTGGGACGCGAAGAAGTGCAACTGGACCGCACCAAAATTGCCGAGCAGTTGGAAAATGAAGTGGTCTTGGTGAGTGGCGCAGGTGGTTCGATCGGATCGGAAATCTGCCGCCAAATCGCAAAATTCGGACCGAAAAAATTGATTTTGCTGGGACACGGTGAAAATTCGATCTACCTGATCGATAAAGAATTGCGCAACCTGCACGGACGCACGATCGAGATCATTCCGGTCATCGCGGATATCCAGGATCGTGAACGCATTTTTCAAGTAATGGAAACCTACAAACCCGATCATGTCTTCCACGCAGCGGCCCACAAACATGTGCCGTTGATGGAATACAACCCGATGGAAGCAATAAAAAATAACGTCTATGGATCAAAAAACATGGCTGAAGCCGCCAAAGCGGCCGGGGTGAAGAGTTTCGTGATGATCTCCACCGACAAAGCGGTCCGTCCGACAAACGTGATGGGTTCGACGAAGCGTATCGCAGAGATACTGGTTACTTCCTTGAATGAACCGGGTAAAACCAAATTCGCCGCAGTCCGATTTGGGAATGTATTGGGCAGCCGCGGCAGCGTCATCCCGGTCTTCAAAGAACAGATCGAAAAAGGCGGTCCGGTCACTGTCACCGACATGCGCATGATCCGCTACTTCATGACGATTCCGGAAGCAAGTCGTCTGGTTCTGCAGGCTGGTGTGCTGGCCAAAGGTGGAGAGATTTTCATCCTGGATATGGGCGAACCTGTCAAAATCTCCGACTTGGCCCGCAAAATGATCAAGTTATCCGGGTATACGGAAGCGGAAATTCCGATCGTGGAATCCGGCATCCGCCCTGGCGAGAAATTGTACGAGGAACTTCTGGTTGACGGACAATTATCTGACAATCAAGTCTTCGAAAAAATATTTGTTGGAAAAGCCACAACGTATGACCGACAAGAGGTCGTGAAATTCGTCGAATCACTGGATGGCTTGAGCCATAACGACCTTCGTGACGAAGTCATCGCCTTCGCAAATGAGAATGTATAG
- a CDS encoding glycosyltransferase has translation MKNHYIAFYASSHGFGHMTRCLAIIQELLETTDQMIYLASCDFQNSFARVYLARFGDRVTYRDIRTEVGLVNKDNSLQVDIPRLEHELTDFMAGWDTAVAAEVAFLRDLPVACVISDISAIGIQVGEQLGVRNIGIANFTWCEQYEFLGLSDTIIARFREVYAKLDLLVEYDLMLPAPKLTVPRKQIGFICRRFDSDRIAAIKQQYGPSIFITCGKSADLNNIQIDNYDGTIFTTSGINITATGNATVVQLPVETFDTHNYLAASDIVIAKAGWGTISEALLSKRNLVLIDRQGVLEDTENIEELKRRGVAVSIKESDLARIDMHAISDLIADNIIRENLDVYQDSLKDIMREL, from the coding sequence ATGAAAAACCACTACATTGCATTCTACGCATCATCCCACGGCTTCGGCCACATGACCCGTTGCTTGGCAATCATCCAGGAACTTTTGGAGACGACCGATCAGATGATTTATCTCGCGAGCTGCGACTTTCAGAACAGCTTTGCCCGCGTTTACCTCGCGCGCTTCGGCGACCGCGTGACCTACCGGGACATCCGCACCGAAGTCGGCCTCGTCAATAAGGACAACAGTCTGCAGGTCGATATCCCGCGTCTCGAGCACGAGCTGACCGATTTCATGGCCGGCTGGGATACCGCCGTCGCCGCGGAAGTCGCCTTTTTGCGCGATTTGCCCGTCGCCTGCGTCATCAGTGACATCAGCGCCATTGGCATCCAAGTGGGGGAACAATTAGGTGTGCGCAACATTGGCATCGCCAACTTCACCTGGTGCGAGCAGTACGAGTTCCTTGGCCTTTCCGACACCATCATCGCCCGCTTCCGGGAAGTCTACGCCAAACTCGACCTCCTGGTCGAATACGATCTGATGTTGCCGGCACCTAAGCTGACAGTCCCAAGAAAACAGATTGGTTTCATCTGCCGCCGCTTCGATTCCGACCGCATTGCAGCCATCAAACAACAATACGGCCCAAGCATCTTCATCACTTGCGGCAAGTCGGCCGACCTGAACAATATCCAGATTGACAACTACGACGGCACCATCTTCACAACCAGCGGCATCAATATCACCGCAACCGGAAACGCCACCGTCGTCCAACTCCCCGTCGAAACCTTCGATACCCACAACTACCTCGCCGCCAGCGACATCGTCATCGCCAAAGCAGGCTGGGGCACCATATCCGAAGCTTTGCTTTCCAAAAGGAATCTGGTGCTGATCGATAGGCAAGGCGTATTGGAGGATACCGAAAACATCGAAGAACTGAAGCGCCGTGGCGTCGCTGTTTCGATCAAGGAATCCGACCTGGCGCGCATCGATATGCACGCAATCAGCGATCTGATTGCGGACAATATCATAAGAGAAAATCTGGATGTATACCAGGATTCGCTTAAAGACATTATGCGCGAATTATAA
- a CDS encoding IS1634 family transposase, with protein MAIINQFDKRSGITYVYESISYWDKEKKQPRAKRTLIGKRDPNTGEIIPTDGRGRKHKEDQEAANSRKPGPVPIEMASRRFYGATYLLDEIGKKLGLTEDLKQCFPATYKQIQSIAYYMILESESPLFRFEKWSTLHKHPYDKNISSQRSSELFSDISEEERTKFFTLQEKRRSGDEYWAYDTTSVSSYSQTLRQAQYGKNKEDDRLPQINLALVFGEKSGLPFYYRKLAGNIPDVRTVQNLLADFAVLGFDKVKLVMDRGFYSEANVNGLLKEHLKFIVAIQTSNSFARKAIDTVYDNFRSFENFDEQHELYAKTVLSEWEYKQERPYKKDVLTDKKRVYLHIYFNIDKFAEDETNFDRKLMAMRKEILSGKRVAKHERFYKQYFQIKETPIRGLQVTVIDEAVKATKRYYGYFTLISNEKMDAMTALELYRNKDLIEKAFGNIKDRLNLRRLLVSSEKSLDGKLFVAFVALIYLSYLKKHMHEAELYQNYTIQSALDKLDIIECFEYPGYDLRVGEVLTKQKQIYEALGITPPA; from the coding sequence ATGGCTATTATAAACCAGTTTGATAAACGAAGTGGCATTACCTATGTTTACGAATCCATATCCTATTGGGATAAGGAAAAGAAACAACCCCGGGCGAAGCGCACACTGATCGGCAAGCGTGATCCTAATACAGGAGAAATCATTCCGACCGATGGTCGTGGCAGAAAACATAAGGAGGACCAGGAAGCTGCTAATTCAAGGAAACCAGGACCGGTACCTATCGAAATGGCTAGCCGCAGGTTTTACGGTGCCACATATCTGCTGGATGAAATTGGTAAGAAACTTGGTCTAACAGAAGATCTTAAGCAATGCTTTCCTGCTACTTACAAACAAATCCAATCCATTGCTTACTATATGATTCTTGAATCTGAATCCCCGCTTTTTCGTTTTGAAAAATGGAGCACACTTCATAAGCATCCCTATGACAAAAATATTTCTTCACAACGCAGTAGCGAACTTTTTTCAGATATTTCCGAAGAAGAAAGAACAAAGTTCTTTACTCTTCAGGAGAAACGTCGCTCCGGAGATGAATACTGGGCTTATGATACTACCTCAGTGTCCAGTTATTCCCAAACGCTTCGCCAAGCTCAATATGGCAAAAACAAGGAAGACGATAGACTGCCTCAAATTAACTTGGCACTCGTATTCGGTGAAAAATCTGGTCTTCCTTTCTATTATCGAAAGCTAGCCGGCAATATTCCGGATGTGCGGACTGTTCAAAATCTTCTAGCGGATTTCGCAGTTCTCGGCTTCGATAAAGTTAAACTGGTCATGGACCGTGGGTTTTATAGCGAGGCTAATGTCAATGGCCTTCTTAAGGAGCACTTGAAATTCATTGTTGCGATTCAGACAAGTAATTCCTTTGCACGTAAAGCAATCGATACCGTTTATGACAACTTCCGTTCTTTCGAGAACTTTGATGAGCAGCATGAATTGTATGCCAAGACTGTCCTTTCAGAATGGGAATATAAGCAAGAACGCCCCTACAAGAAGGATGTACTCACAGATAAAAAGCGGGTTTATTTACACATTTACTTCAACATCGATAAGTTTGCTGAAGATGAAACCAACTTCGATCGTAAACTTATGGCCATGCGGAAGGAGATTCTGAGTGGCAAACGTGTTGCGAAACATGAACGATTCTACAAGCAGTACTTCCAAATTAAAGAAACTCCGATTCGTGGCTTACAGGTTACTGTGATAGATGAAGCCGTGAAGGCGACAAAGCGCTATTATGGCTACTTCACTTTGATATCCAACGAAAAGATGGATGCTATGACCGCACTGGAATTATACAGAAACAAAGATCTCATCGAGAAAGCCTTTGGTAATATTAAAGATCGATTGAATCTTCGCCGCCTATTGGTGTCATCTGAGAAGAGCCTTGACGGAAAACTCTTCGTTGCATTTGTCGCGCTCATATATTTGTCTTATCTCAAAAAACACATGCATGAAGCAGAACTTTATCAAAACTATACGATTCAGTCCGCCTTGGATAAACTTGATATTATAGAATGTTTTGAGTATCCAGGCTACGACCTTAGGGTCGGTGAGGTTCTTACAAAGCAAAAACAAATTTACGAAGCACTGGGCATCACCCCGCCTGCATAG
- a CDS encoding adenylate/guanylate cyclase domain-containing protein: MSMGESYDYKAGKKRVEEILSNSIAIKDSNKIPTDEDVFTFNNGYYVWVTAIFVDIRNSSELFSQKGLNDKKKTAKMIRSFTSEIIEILRVGETLREIGIRGDCVYAVYTTSTKQEIMQCANKTFYVNTYLNMLNKLLEDNELSKFEAGVGMASAQELVIKAGRQQTGINSKVWIGDAVTRASNLSSYGQSSITQKRLFFSDLAYSNFIDQLKKENPDASVETWIPANT; encoded by the coding sequence GTGAGTATGGGAGAAAGCTATGATTATAAAGCGGGAAAGAAAAGGGTTGAAGAAATATTGAGCAATTCAATAGCAATTAAAGATTCTAACAAGATTCCGACGGATGAGGATGTTTTTACTTTTAATAATGGCTATTATGTGTGGGTAACTGCAATATTTGTTGATATTCGTAATTCATCTGAATTATTTTCTCAAAAAGGACTTAATGATAAAAAGAAAACAGCCAAGATGATTCGCTCGTTCACTTCAGAGATAATTGAGATATTGCGGGTGGGTGAAACATTAAGAGAGATAGGTATTAGAGGCGATTGTGTATATGCAGTATACACAACTTCAACAAAACAAGAAATTATGCAATGTGCGAACAAAACCTTTTATGTCAATACTTACTTAAATATGTTGAATAAATTATTGGAAGATAATGAACTTTCAAAATTTGAAGCCGGAGTGGGAATGGCATCTGCTCAGGAATTAGTGATTAAAGCGGGAAGACAACAAACAGGTATAAATAGTAAAGTTTGGATTGGCGATGCAGTAACAAGAGCTTCCAATTTATCATCTTATGGGCAATCTTCAATTACTCAGAAGAGATTATTTTTTTCTGATTTAGCCTATTCCAATTTCATTGATCAATTAAAAAAAGAAAATCCTGATGCAAGTGTAGAAACCTGGATTCCCGCCAACACATAA